The uncultured Bacteroides sp. genome includes the window GCTACCAGTACAAAAATAAAAGGAAAGAGCGTGCAAAGTACCAGTAAAGAGAAAATGACATCGAACAGGCGTTTAAGCAAACGGTTTTCGAACTGCGAGAGCGGTTCTTCGCGGATGCTAAGAATGGGAATGTCGCCCATCAGCTCCATGCACATGCGGCGTTTGAGGTATCGACGCACATTGGGCACACTATAGAAGCGTATAAAATTGTTCTCGCAATAATTAACGATGGGTAGTATCTCTTCGCTTCGTTTGGACGGAAGACAACAGTAGAGATGGTCTATATCATGATGCCGAAGATAAGGAATGACATCGTATATATCGCCCAAGCAGCCCAATTCGGGAGGATAAAAACCCGAAAAAGAAGAGACGTTATCAAAATAGCCCAATACGCGAAAGCCGGAAGTGGCATCGGAAGTCATCAGGGTATAAAGCTCTTCCATATTGGAAGCACCACCCACGTAAACCGCCGTACGGATATTGCCGCCCTGCTTTCGATAAAGCTTGATGAAGTAACGGAATAGCAAGCGGTAGAGAGTGAGCGCAAGTACGGAAACGGCATAAAAAATAAAGAGCAGGGAGAAAGAGATATTTCGGTCGTCCCAGAAATTGATTACAATGGCAAAAAGGATAAAATGAGCAAAAAGAGTGCTAAGAATGTGCTTAATGATGCGCTCGGAACGAATGACTCTCTCGTGCAATATGACTCCAAAAAAGCTGGTGCAAAGCAAATAACACATGGTGAGCAACAGCAGATTGAGACGTAACTCGTGGGTGAACAGATGACAATCAATATAGTTATTTAACGTGCATTGGAGCCCTACAAAAATAAGGTTCAGCAGGATTACATCGCCTATTATTAAAAGGGCGGCAATGACTTGATTAAATCGGGTAACTTGCCTCATACTCATAACGATACATTTAAAAAACGGGGGTTATAACAATTCGATATTGCGCTTATCTCCAGTTACTGAAGGAGCAAGCTTCTGTAAATGGTTCCGGGGAATCTTAATACTGATAGTCAGTATTTGAGGTATGCGCAATATGACGTACGTTTTACCAGAAATACGTACCAGTTCACCTTCAAAACCGGTTAAATCTCCTTTAATGACGCGAACCTTATCTCCTTTGGATAAACATGTATCGCCCTCGCACATTGAGGCTTCAGCTGAAGAACTATTCATGGCTAGCATGAAGTGTTCCATCTGCTGATCGGGAATGACCAATAGGGAACCGGTAATAATATCTTTCATGTAAGAGAGCTTTAAACTATAGTTTTTGACTAACGCAAAAGCATCCGCTTTGGTACATTTTACAAAGATAAGGTTGCTGATAACAGGCACCTCCACTCTTTTACGACGATCACTGTAA containing:
- a CDS encoding UpxY family transcription antiterminator, yielding MIVNQMYWFAARTRANQEISLRESLKKLNVAFFLPTQFVTRIYSDRRKRVEVPVISNLIFVKCTKADAFALVKNYSLKLSYMKDIITGSLLVIPDQQMEHFMLAMNSSSAEASMCEGDTCLSKGDKVRVIKGDLTGFEGELVRISGKTYVILRIPQILTISIKIPRNHLQKLAPSVTGDKRNIELL
- a CDS encoding undecaprenyl-phosphate glucose phosphotransferase is translated as MRQVTRFNQVIAALLIIGDVILLNLIFVGLQCTLNNYIDCHLFTHELRLNLLLLTMCYLLCTSFFGVILHERVIRSERIIKHILSTLFAHFILFAIVINFWDDRNISFSLLFIFYAVSVLALTLYRLLFRYFIKLYRKQGGNIRTAVYVGGASNMEELYTLMTSDATSGFRVLGYFDNVSSFSGFYPPELGCLGDIYDVIPYLRHHDIDHLYCCLPSKRSEEILPIVNYCENNFIRFYSVPNVRRYLKRRMCMELMGDIPILSIREEPLSQFENRLLKRLFDVIFSLLVLCTLFPFIFVLVAVITKFTSPGPIFFKQKRSGQNGKEFWCYKFRSMKVNGDSDTLQATKDDPRKTKFGNFLRKSNIDELPQFINVLIGDMSVVGPRPHMLKHTKEYSALIDKFMIRHWVKPGITGWAQVTGFRGETKRLSQMEGRVKQDIWYIENWTFLLDLLIIYKTLRNAVRGEKKAY